A part of Candidatus Electrothrix aestuarii genomic DNA contains:
- the sppA gene encoding signal peptide peptidase SppA, with the protein MKKILRCIGTIIRITWKILITGTALVSTLLFLCGLGMIFSLAGHQKEVHIENGSALVLAPFGTILEKKSSLEPATRLLHLLNGTLMEEELLLQDIINGIRAAAHDSRIKLLVLAPDRLEMAGLNQLQDIAKAIAEFKKSGKRVIAYGDSFSQGQYYLAAQGDEVYLNPMGEVDLHGFGVFRLYMRELLDILKINFHVFRVGTFKSALEPFFRSDMSPEAKEANLEWLTQLWQQFCGDIAGQRGLALEKITDAADHLPENLQKAEGDTARMAMDLHLVDGIKTQAEFREYMISLVGKNKKKIGFKRVGFSDYIETRPPAYQAPMMKEENVALIIAQGDIVYGAGEYGQIGSTGLTKLLRKAQRSKNVKAVVLRIDSGGGSAFASELIRQEILQLKKAGKPIVVSMGSMAASGGYWIAADADKIYASPNTITGSIGIFGAFPTIEKSLAEIGVFNDGVGTTKMAGQRSMTRSLSESYSATIQMNVERGYRQFLQIVAQGRGMEISEVEKIAEGRVWDGTTALRLGLVDALGSLDDAVRGAAKMVGLPANKAYYLQGEKTPAELFLQRLEGAMVRPDILSHFSQQLVRSLAGQHAFLPAGDPKNMYSHCLLPFSVQ; encoded by the coding sequence TTGAAGAAAATATTACGATGCATCGGGACGATCATCCGTATTACCTGGAAGATTCTGATAACCGGAACTGCCCTTGTCAGCACGCTGCTTTTCCTTTGTGGTTTGGGAATGATTTTTTCGTTGGCTGGTCATCAAAAAGAAGTCCATATTGAGAATGGATCAGCCTTGGTGCTGGCGCCGTTTGGTACTATCCTGGAAAAAAAATCTTCTCTTGAGCCAGCAACCCGCCTGTTGCATCTCCTGAACGGTACTCTGATGGAGGAAGAGCTCCTGTTGCAGGATATTATCAATGGGATTCGAGCAGCAGCACATGACAGTCGCATCAAGTTACTGGTACTTGCTCCTGATCGTCTGGAGATGGCCGGATTAAACCAACTCCAGGATATAGCTAAGGCCATCGCTGAATTCAAGAAAAGCGGCAAGCGTGTTATTGCCTATGGCGACTCGTTCAGTCAGGGACAATACTACCTTGCTGCGCAGGGGGATGAGGTCTATCTCAATCCTATGGGGGAGGTGGATCTGCACGGTTTTGGGGTGTTTCGGCTCTACATGCGGGAGCTGCTTGATATCCTGAAGATAAATTTCCATGTTTTTCGGGTGGGTACCTTTAAATCAGCTCTGGAGCCTTTTTTTCGGAGTGATATGTCACCTGAGGCGAAAGAGGCGAATCTGGAATGGCTCACACAGCTTTGGCAACAGTTCTGCGGAGATATTGCCGGGCAACGAGGCCTTGCCCTGGAAAAGATAACTGATGCTGCTGATCATCTTCCGGAAAATTTGCAAAAAGCAGAAGGAGATACAGCGCGGATGGCGATGGATCTGCATCTCGTTGATGGCATAAAAACGCAGGCTGAGTTTCGCGAATACATGATCTCTCTGGTTGGGAAAAATAAAAAGAAGATTGGATTTAAACGGGTAGGTTTTTCCGATTATATAGAAACGCGCCCTCCTGCTTACCAAGCCCCGATGATGAAAGAGGAAAATGTCGCCCTGATTATTGCTCAAGGGGATATCGTTTACGGTGCTGGGGAGTATGGTCAGATCGGTTCTACCGGCTTAACAAAGCTCCTTCGTAAGGCGCAAAGGAGCAAGAACGTGAAGGCTGTTGTGTTGCGCATAGACAGCGGTGGCGGGAGTGCCTTTGCTTCAGAGCTGATTCGCCAGGAGATTCTCCAATTAAAAAAGGCAGGAAAACCCATTGTGGTTTCTATGGGGTCGATGGCGGCATCCGGCGGCTATTGGATTGCAGCTGATGCGGATAAAATTTACGCCTCTCCCAATACTATAACCGGTTCAATCGGTATCTTCGGCGCTTTCCCTACGATAGAAAAATCATTGGCTGAAATCGGGGTGTTTAATGATGGCGTAGGAACAACGAAGATGGCCGGGCAACGAAGTATGACCCGCTCTCTGTCTGAGAGTTATAGTGCCACAATCCAGATGAATGTGGAGCGGGGCTACCGGCAGTTTCTCCAAATTGTTGCTCAGGGCAGGGGCATGGAAATATCCGAGGTGGAAAAGATCGCCGAAGGGAGGGTTTGGGACGGTACAACGGCTCTCAGACTTGGTTTGGTTGATGCATTGGGAAGCCTGGATGATGCTGTTCGCGGAGCCGCGAAAATGGTTGGCTTACCAGCCAATAAGGCATATTATCTTCAGGGAGAGAAAACACCGGCAGAGCTCTTCCTGCAGCGTCTTGAAGGAGCGATGGTCAGGCCAGATATCTTGAGTCATTTTTCTCAGCAGCTGGTGAGAAGTCTGGCCGGACAGCACGCCTTTCTGCCCGCAGGAGATCCCAAAAATATGTATAGCCACTGCTTGCTCCCGTTTTCAGTTCAGTAG
- a CDS encoding diacylglycerol kinase has protein sequence MTIKHNGIGPKRIFKAYFCSIQGLKAAFKHEAAFSEELLLTAFLLPIGLWLGDSGTERALLTGCLFLILLVELINSAIEAVVDRIGSEHHELSGRAKDLGSAAVFLALLNCATVWLLILCS, from the coding sequence ATGACAATAAAACATAACGGCATAGGGCCAAAAAGAATATTCAAAGCCTATTTCTGCTCCATACAAGGCCTTAAAGCAGCCTTCAAGCATGAGGCTGCCTTTTCCGAAGAACTCCTCTTAACTGCTTTTTTGCTCCCCATAGGACTGTGGCTAGGCGATAGCGGCACAGAACGCGCTTTGCTTACAGGTTGCCTCTTCCTTATTCTCCTTGTAGAACTCATCAACTCTGCCATAGAAGCAGTTGTGGACCGCATTGGTTCCGAGCACCACGAACTCTCAGGCAGGGCAAAAGATCTCGGATCTGCCGCAGTTTTCCTTGCTCTTCTGAACTGCGCTACAGTCTGGTTGCTCATATTGTGCAGCTAA
- a CDS encoding helix-turn-helix domain-containing protein, translated as MTSNEFSYYRKKLGKTQKTLAGLLGVSIKAVQSYEQGWRSVPLHIERKLYFLLVNRRRSGSAKRKDCWTLKKCDCKKECPAWEFQAGHLCWFLNGTLCSCTAGQEGKEKMDVCRNCEVLTSQL; from the coding sequence ATGACCTCTAATGAATTTTCTTATTATCGGAAGAAACTCGGCAAGACGCAAAAAACACTGGCCGGGCTTCTTGGCGTTTCTATAAAGGCCGTTCAAAGCTATGAGCAGGGGTGGCGCAGTGTTCCTCTGCATATAGAGAGAAAGCTGTATTTTTTGTTGGTCAATCGGAGGAGAAGCGGTTCTGCAAAGAGAAAGGACTGTTGGACGCTGAAAAAATGCGATTGCAAAAAAGAGTGTCCTGCGTGGGAATTTCAAGCCGGGCATCTTTGCTGGTTCCTTAATGGGACCTTGTGCAGCTGCACAGCTGGTCAAGAGGGAAAAGAAAAAATGGATGTTTGTCGTAACTGTGAGGTTCTGACCTCGCAATTGTAA
- a CDS encoding transposase: MFTIPQELRKIIFSDRMLIKIMMDCASKAAVEVLQSKGVDAVPGILLVVHTFGRDLKFNPHVHMLMTEGGLTSSNQWVDIPFLPYGLLRKKWQYYLLTEIKASLPQTKENVRFIDYLFKSQRNGFYVNGKSKMTSARHAARYIGRYMARPALAEHKITNYDGEEVTFWYIDHKTEVKVTEAIPAKEFIQRLIDHIPLKGFKMVRHYGLYSRRTKTIAIEILMDCKRFIQKTFEFMKSDSRSLSWRERLVQSFGKDPLTCPNCKEKMFLWRIWHPDYGDIFDLSRDGPFVESKSKQECNKRNSSGRQVKWIPQLLPF, encoded by the coding sequence GTGTTTACCATTCCACAAGAACTCCGAAAGATAATTTTTAGTGATCGTATGCTGATCAAGATTATGATGGATTGTGCTTCAAAAGCGGCTGTGGAAGTACTTCAAAGTAAAGGAGTTGATGCTGTTCCGGGAATTCTATTAGTTGTCCATACGTTTGGAAGAGATCTTAAGTTTAATCCGCATGTCCATATGTTAATGACAGAAGGAGGATTAACATCTTCCAATCAGTGGGTTGATATTCCATTTTTGCCATATGGTCTGCTTAGAAAAAAATGGCAATATTATTTGCTGACTGAAATAAAGGCTAGCTTGCCGCAAACAAAAGAAAATGTAAGATTCATAGATTACCTGTTTAAAAGCCAACGTAATGGTTTTTATGTAAATGGTAAAAGCAAGATGACATCAGCAAGACATGCAGCTCGATATATTGGTCGCTATATGGCTCGTCCAGCATTGGCAGAGCACAAGATAACGAATTACGATGGTGAGGAAGTAACATTTTGGTATATTGATCATAAAACAGAAGTTAAAGTTACCGAAGCGATTCCAGCCAAAGAGTTCATACAACGATTAATTGACCATATCCCGCTAAAGGGATTCAAGATGGTCCGCCATTATGGGTTATATTCTCGACGTACAAAAACAATCGCGATAGAGATTTTGATGGACTGTAAACGTTTTATCCAGAAGACTTTTGAATTCATGAAAAGTGATTCAAGGTCATTGAGCTGGAGAGAGCGTCTAGTACAGAGTTTCGGGAAAGATCCGTTAACATGTCCAAACTGTAAAGAAAAAATGTTTTTATGGCGGATTTGGCATCCTGACTATGGAGATATCTTTGATCTGAGCAGAGACGGACCTTTTGTGGAAAGCAAGAGTAAACAAGAATGCAACAAGAGAAACTCTTCGGGTCGGCAGGTTAAGTGGATACCGCAATTGCTTCCGTTTTAA
- a CDS encoding IS1634 family transposase, which produces MDFPSAGDLGPVPEVIHAVAPDLMKDPEQAAFRSLGIEYGDVRQRWLVVYSPEAYQRNLKTVNKKCLKLSTAEAKQFDKLCKQDFSCEADALKAFSRFENKLKMLSIHGAHVVALPRHTGKGRPAKGKHPDFYVYRIEGNPASLLHERTRLLERKSCFILATNQLDCEELSDEELREAYKDQQKVERGFRFLKDPFFMASTLFLKSRKRIMALMMVMTLCLLVYAALEYRIREELDTNNETFPNQKGKPVSAPTARWVFQFFSGIHVLIIGGAQQAVLNLNEHHLRLLRLLGARYEILYS; this is translated from the coding sequence GTGGATTTCCCGAGTGCCGGAGACCTTGGCCCTGTCCCGGAAGTTATCCATGCAGTAGCACCAGATTTGATGAAGGATCCAGAACAAGCAGCTTTTCGCAGTCTCGGGATAGAGTATGGCGATGTCAGGCAGCGCTGGTTAGTTGTCTATTCTCCTGAAGCATATCAACGAAATCTCAAGACCGTGAACAAAAAATGTCTGAAGTTGAGCACAGCTGAGGCCAAGCAGTTCGATAAATTATGCAAGCAGGATTTTTCTTGCGAGGCTGATGCGTTAAAGGCCTTCTCCCGTTTTGAAAACAAACTGAAAATGCTCTCAATTCATGGCGCTCATGTTGTTGCCTTGCCTCGTCATACGGGGAAAGGACGACCTGCCAAGGGGAAACATCCGGATTTTTATGTTTATCGAATTGAAGGCAACCCAGCATCCCTGCTTCATGAGAGAACTCGGTTGTTGGAGCGAAAAAGCTGTTTTATTCTGGCAACGAACCAGTTGGATTGCGAAGAGTTGTCCGATGAGGAACTTCGGGAAGCGTACAAAGATCAGCAAAAGGTTGAGCGGGGCTTTCGCTTCCTCAAAGATCCATTTTTCATGGCTTCCACTCTTTTCCTGAAATCTCGAAAACGTATCATGGCCCTGATGATGGTCATGACCCTTTGCCTTCTCGTTTATGCAGCTTTAGAGTATCGTATCCGGGAAGAGCTTGATACAAATAACGAAACTTTCCCAAATCAGAAGGGAAAGCCCGTTTCTGCTCCTACAGCCCGTTGGGTATTTCAGTTTTTTTCAGGAATTCATGTGCTGATTATCGGGGGTGCGCAACAAGCAGTTTTAAATTTGAATGAGCACCACCTGCGTCTACTCAGATTGTTGGGTGCGAGGTATGAAATACTATATTCCTGA
- a CDS encoding IS1634 family transposase, translating to MESKTTLLSQECSSKILNHLGLVAGTYDELGLGELIDSLIPQDKEKRVVSVGQAVKAMVVNGLGFANRALYLTPHFFQDKPVDRLIGEGIKAQDLNDTVLGRALDTIYKHNPEELYAYLAVRTVERLGLFVRFGHLDSTSFHTDGSYQDNGSEEEDGVVRITKGYSRDHRPDLNQIVLQLICERQAGIPLLMKPLSGNSSDKTDFRKTIQAHIDQLKNDFILKYLVADSALYTAETLRELSRILWISRVPETLALSRKLSMQ from the coding sequence ATGGAAAGCAAAACAACTCTTTTATCGCAGGAATGCTCCAGTAAGATTCTCAATCATTTGGGTTTAGTAGCCGGTACGTATGATGAACTCGGACTGGGCGAGTTAATTGACAGTTTGATTCCTCAGGATAAAGAGAAACGGGTGGTCTCGGTCGGTCAGGCAGTTAAGGCGATGGTTGTTAATGGGTTGGGGTTCGCAAATCGGGCACTGTATCTGACCCCGCATTTTTTTCAGGACAAGCCTGTGGATCGACTCATCGGAGAAGGCATTAAGGCTCAGGACCTGAACGACACAGTGTTAGGTCGGGCCTTGGACACAATTTACAAGCATAATCCCGAAGAGTTATATGCGTATCTTGCGGTCAGGACAGTTGAGCGTCTCGGATTATTTGTCCGTTTCGGCCACTTGGATTCAACAAGCTTTCATACCGATGGCAGCTATCAGGACAACGGATCAGAAGAGGAAGATGGTGTTGTTCGGATTACAAAAGGCTACAGTCGGGATCATCGTCCAGATCTAAACCAGATTGTTTTGCAGCTGATTTGTGAACGACAAGCTGGTATCCCGCTTCTCATGAAACCGCTCAGTGGCAACAGTAGCGACAAAACAGATTTTCGGAAAACAATTCAAGCGCATATTGATCAGCTGAAAAACGATTTCATCCTGAAGTATCTGGTTGCAGACAGTGCGCTCTATACAGCGGAGACACTCAGGGAATTGAGCAGGATCTTGTGGATTTCCCGAGTGCCGGAGACCTTGGCCCTGTCCCGGAAGTTATCCATGCAGTAG
- a CDS encoding STAS-like domain-containing protein, with protein sequence MKTLIHDLIGTNCITLDDGQQVYKTIHPELTAGRPVELDFDQVEIFASPFFNAAIGQLLKDIAPDDLNRLLAFHGLNANGQAVMRRVIENSKRYYHEPEFRKNLDDIFLEQSKELQWQ encoded by the coding sequence ATGAAAACATTAATACATGACCTGATAGGGACAAACTGCATCACGCTTGATGACGGCCAGCAGGTTTATAAAACCATTCACCCGGAGCTGACAGCAGGTCGCCCCGTGGAACTGGACTTTGACCAAGTGGAAATTTTTGCCTCTCCCTTCTTCAATGCCGCCATAGGGCAGTTGCTGAAGGATATCGCACCAGATGACCTGAACCGTCTCCTTGCCTTTCACGGGCTAAATGCCAATGGTCAGGCCGTTATGCGTCGGGTTATTGAGAATTCCAAACGCTATTACCACGAACCCGAATTCAGGAAAAACCTTGACGACATTTTTCTTGAACAGAGCAAGGAGCTGCAATGGCAGTAA
- a CDS encoding site-specific integrase, protein MAINIRCSCGGEAKLKTKVCPRCDTPFPKKGRKYKVSVRMNGKKVTRTVTNLELAKEIEAKLKVDIAKGEFNIQRKRAPLLHDVWKRFLPWAQEHKKSWKSDMYNYQKHLQPIFEKKQLDRISSFDVERLKMNMKQGKNMHNKSYAPATIKHVIVLLSRLYTVAGQWGMYDGMNPCDKVAKPKLNNQVTEFLNDMQLTNLLEVLENWPKYSDAAFIKILLYTGLRRGELFKLSWQDINLERQTVILRDPKGKQDETLPLSNKACAVLRKLLPTESPYVFPGKHGGRRVDFKRPWIEIKKKAGLPQDFRLHGLRHHYASSLVSAGVDLYTVSKLLTHKDTKTTQRYAHLADQALRDAVNLSDNLQTAQQPKILKIVGGQNG, encoded by the coding sequence ATGGCAATAAATATTCGATGTTCATGTGGCGGTGAAGCGAAGCTGAAAACGAAAGTTTGTCCACGCTGCGACACCCCATTTCCTAAAAAAGGAAGAAAATATAAAGTTTCTGTTCGAATGAACGGAAAGAAAGTGACAAGAACCGTTACGAACCTTGAGCTTGCTAAGGAGATCGAAGCAAAGCTAAAGGTTGACATAGCAAAAGGAGAATTCAATATTCAGCGCAAGCGTGCTCCCCTGTTGCACGATGTATGGAAACGCTTTTTACCGTGGGCACAAGAGCATAAAAAATCCTGGAAGTCGGACATGTACAATTATCAGAAACATCTTCAGCCGATCTTCGAGAAAAAGCAACTTGACCGGATCAGCTCCTTTGATGTGGAAAGGCTGAAGATGAACATGAAGCAGGGAAAGAATATGCATAATAAATCCTATGCACCTGCTACGATTAAGCATGTTATTGTCTTACTGTCCCGGCTGTACACTGTAGCGGGTCAATGGGGAATGTATGACGGGATGAACCCTTGCGATAAGGTCGCAAAACCTAAGCTGAATAATCAAGTCACAGAATTTTTAAACGACATGCAGCTGACAAACCTGCTTGAGGTTCTGGAGAATTGGCCGAAATATTCGGATGCCGCATTTATCAAAATCCTGCTTTATACCGGGCTACGACGCGGCGAACTCTTCAAGCTGTCCTGGCAAGATATCAACCTGGAGCGGCAAACCGTTATTCTCCGAGATCCGAAAGGGAAGCAAGATGAAACGCTTCCATTATCAAACAAGGCATGTGCTGTACTTCGCAAGCTTCTTCCCACAGAATCACCTTATGTTTTTCCGGGCAAACACGGCGGACGCCGGGTGGATTTCAAACGACCCTGGATCGAAATAAAAAAGAAGGCCGGTTTACCTCAAGACTTTCGCTTGCACGGGTTACGACACCATTATGCAAGCTCCCTGGTTTCTGCCGGAGTTGACCTGTACACGGTTTCAAAGCTGCTCACCCATAAAGACACCAAAACAACCCAACGATACGCCCACCTTGCCGACCAAGCCCTGAGAGATGCGGTTAATTTGTCTGACAATCTCCAGACAGCACAGCAGCCAAAAATATTGAAGATCGTAGGGGGGCAGAATGGCTAA
- a CDS encoding rod shape-determining protein: MFSPFNFLFGWMSNDLAIDLGTANTVLYVKGKGIVLREPSVVAVRQDARGGKVLAVGSEAKEMLGKTPGNIAAIRPMKDGVIADFEVTEAMLRYFINKVHNRRTLVHPRIIISVPSGITQVEKRAVRESAESAGAREVYLIEEPMAAAIGADLPITEPTANMIIDVGGGTTEVAVISLAGIVYAKSVRVAGDKMDASILQYIKRKHNLAIGERTAELIKTSIGNVLPSEPYETMEIKGRDLVSGVPKTITITSEEIQSAIAEQVDVIVDAVRLALEVTPPELSADIVDQGIVLTGGGALLKNLDKLLTNETGMPIIVADDPLSSVVLGSGKALDNFDILKEIAID, encoded by the coding sequence ATGTTTTCTCCGTTTAACTTTCTTTTTGGCTGGATGTCCAACGACCTTGCGATTGATTTGGGCACTGCAAATACGGTTTTATACGTCAAGGGCAAAGGAATCGTCCTGCGGGAACCGTCTGTTGTGGCTGTGCGTCAGGATGCTCGCGGAGGCAAAGTACTCGCTGTAGGGAGCGAGGCCAAAGAGATGCTCGGCAAAACACCGGGTAATATTGCCGCAATTCGCCCAATGAAAGACGGCGTAATTGCTGATTTTGAAGTCACCGAGGCAATGTTGCGCTATTTCATTAACAAGGTGCATAACCGCCGCACCTTAGTTCATCCGCGCATTATCATTTCAGTCCCTTCAGGAATCACCCAGGTTGAAAAACGAGCAGTTCGCGAGTCTGCTGAGTCAGCCGGTGCTCGTGAAGTCTACCTCATTGAAGAGCCTATGGCCGCTGCCATAGGAGCTGATCTGCCCATCACCGAACCCACCGCCAACATGATTATCGATGTTGGTGGTGGCACCACAGAAGTTGCGGTTATATCTTTAGCAGGTATCGTGTACGCAAAATCAGTACGGGTTGCCGGAGATAAAATGGATGCTTCCATCCTGCAATATATCAAACGCAAACACAATCTTGCTATCGGAGAACGAACCGCAGAATTGATCAAGACTTCCATCGGAAATGTCCTGCCATCAGAGCCCTACGAAACTATGGAGATAAAAGGACGCGATCTGGTTTCAGGGGTACCAAAAACCATCACCATCACCTCTGAAGAAATTCAGTCCGCTATAGCGGAGCAGGTGGACGTGATTGTTGACGCAGTACGCCTTGCCCTCGAAGTGACGCCACCGGAATTATCCGCTGACATCGTTGATCAGGGTATCGTCTTGACTGGTGGGGGTGCTCTCCTGAAAAACCTGGACAAGCTTCTGACCAACGAAACCGGCATGCCCATTATTGTTGCCGATGATCCGCTGTCTTCAGTTGTCCTAGGCTCAGGAAAGGCTCTTGATAATTTTGATATTTTAAAGGAAATAGCCATTGATTAA
- a CDS encoding U32 family peptidase, with the protein MIQKPNNTETTTKIPEKIPELLAPAGNMEKLVTAIHYGADAVYLGGSNYSLRAGAGNFSLPKMKEAASYAHERGVKIYVTLNIFAHNRDMHQFTDHLHSLEETGVDGLIIADPGILLLCKETLPQMPIHLSTQANVTNTQSVRFWASQGVQRVNLARELSLEEIYEIRKNTATELEVFVHGALCISYSGRCMLSNYLTGRNANQGACAHPCRYSYALMEEKRPGTYFPVEEDERGTYIFNSRDLCLLNRLPELITAGVDTIKIEGRMKSMGYVGATVRAYRAALDYIQEQLDQGTEINEITLPDTFQQEINKIGTRGQTENFFNESPSSDAMLYDTIRTNQQYSPVGIVRKSMPFLIEARNVLITGDQIEYLGRELEPIICTAVSMQTENGEPKERANPGDRIILTTSPALEHPETNAILRKFFGPTTS; encoded by the coding sequence ATGATACAAAAGCCAAACAATACCGAAACCACCACAAAGATCCCAGAGAAAATCCCAGAACTGCTCGCTCCGGCTGGCAACATGGAGAAGCTCGTTACAGCCATTCATTATGGTGCAGATGCGGTGTATCTCGGAGGGAGCAACTACAGTCTTCGCGCGGGTGCTGGAAATTTTTCCCTGCCAAAAATGAAAGAGGCGGCCTCCTACGCCCATGAGCGGGGAGTAAAAATTTATGTGACACTCAATATTTTTGCTCATAACCGTGACATGCATCAATTCACGGACCATCTCCACAGCCTGGAAGAAACAGGTGTAGATGGCCTCATAATAGCCGATCCAGGCATTCTTTTGCTCTGCAAAGAAACTCTTCCGCAAATGCCCATTCACCTTTCAACCCAAGCCAATGTCACCAACACGCAGAGTGTTCGTTTCTGGGCATCGCAAGGGGTGCAACGTGTCAACCTTGCCCGCGAACTCAGCCTGGAAGAGATTTATGAGATCAGAAAAAACACAGCAACGGAACTGGAAGTCTTTGTCCACGGCGCTCTTTGTATCTCCTATTCAGGACGCTGCATGCTGTCCAACTACCTCACCGGACGCAATGCCAACCAAGGGGCCTGCGCCCATCCATGCCGCTATTCCTACGCCTTGATGGAAGAAAAAAGACCGGGCACCTATTTCCCGGTTGAGGAAGATGAGCGAGGAACCTATATCTTCAACTCCCGTGATCTCTGCCTGCTCAATCGCCTTCCCGAGCTCATTACTGCTGGCGTAGACACCATCAAAATCGAAGGGAGGATGAAATCTATGGGGTATGTCGGCGCAACGGTGAGAGCCTACCGCGCAGCACTTGACTATATTCAGGAGCAGCTTGACCAGGGAACAGAAATAAACGAGATCACCCTGCCCGACACATTTCAACAGGAAATAAACAAAATAGGAACAAGGGGTCAGACAGAAAATTTTTTTAATGAATCTCCTTCATCAGACGCCATGCTTTATGATACAATACGAACAAATCAACAATACAGTCCGGTTGGTATTGTTCGAAAAAGCATGCCATTCCTGATCGAAGCCCGTAATGTTCTGATCACAGGAGACCAAATTGAATACTTGGGCCGCGAACTAGAACCGATTATCTGCACCGCCGTTTCCATGCAAACAGAGAATGGCGAACCCAAGGAACGGGCAAATCCGGGAGACAGAATCATCCTAACAACCTCCCCAGCACTGGAGCACCCGGAAACAAATGCTATTCTGCGGAAATTTTTTGGCCCAACAACCTCATAA
- a CDS encoding isoamylase early set domain-containing protein has product MLIKNYTKTKKKCRVTFKCPNHEQASSAVLAGEFNGWSITDTPMNKLKDGSFSVTISLAANSSYNFRYVLDGSLWINDPEADEYVANEHGESNSVVIL; this is encoded by the coding sequence ATGTTGATAAAAAACTATACAAAAACGAAAAAAAAGTGCAGGGTAACCTTTAAATGTCCCAATCATGAACAGGCCAGTTCAGCTGTGCTGGCCGGTGAATTTAATGGTTGGTCAATAACGGACACGCCAATGAACAAGTTAAAGGATGGAAGCTTCTCTGTCACCATATCCTTGGCTGCGAACAGTTCCTATAATTTTCGTTATGTGCTCGATGGCTCACTGTGGATTAATGACCCGGAAGCGGACGAGTATGTAGCAAATGAACATGGAGAGAGCAACTCCGTTGTTATTCTCTGA
- a CDS encoding ATP-binding protein: MIILNVPTVNDDNKDFDRLFSLWDQVNDDSLDVAFNFSHCHFLRQNAVAFIGGLARLIESRGGRVEFRWDTLQQKIFTNLAQNGFLCAFGNSSGPWCGNSIPFREDLFQDKNAVVDYLKTQWLGREWMSISDRLRDNIVGNVWEIYTNAFEHGSSAIGVFSCGQHYPWLHELKLTVVDFGEGIPATVRWHFRNSPSAQNLSDADCLRWAFRNGTTTKPDGIGRGVGLDLLRDFIQLNNGKLEIFSHNGYTLIDGSSDIVNNRASFFQGTLANITLKCDESFYHFSDEPIQGPYF, encoded by the coding sequence ATGATTATCCTTAATGTGCCGACTGTAAATGATGATAATAAGGACTTTGACCGGCTCTTCAGCCTCTGGGATCAGGTAAACGATGATTCCTTAGATGTTGCCTTTAACTTCTCGCATTGCCATTTCCTACGCCAAAATGCGGTTGCCTTCATCGGTGGCCTTGCCCGATTGATAGAATCCCGTGGCGGCAGGGTTGAATTCCGCTGGGATACCCTGCAACAAAAAATATTTACAAACCTTGCGCAAAATGGTTTCCTGTGCGCATTCGGGAATTCTTCCGGCCCGTGGTGTGGCAACTCCATTCCCTTTCGTGAAGACCTCTTTCAGGATAAAAATGCCGTTGTGGACTACCTCAAGACGCAATGGCTTGGCCGGGAGTGGATGAGCATTAGTGACAGACTGCGGGATAACATTGTCGGCAACGTCTGGGAAATTTACACCAATGCCTTTGAGCATGGCAGTTCAGCTATAGGGGTATTCAGCTGTGGGCAACATTATCCTTGGTTGCATGAACTCAAGCTGACAGTGGTTGATTTCGGGGAAGGTATTCCGGCAACTGTCCGCTGGCATTTTCGTAATTCCCCTTCAGCACAGAATCTTTCTGATGCGGATTGCCTACGCTGGGCCTTTCGCAATGGCACCACCACCAAACCGGACGGAATCGGCAGGGGGGTGGGATTGGATTTACTGCGGGATTTTATCCAGCTCAACAACGGCAAGCTGGAAATATTCAGCCATAATGGCTATACTCTAATTGACGGCTCTTCCGATATCGTCAACAACAGGGCTTCGTTTTTTCAGGGAACACTTGCCAACATCACGCTGAAATGTGATGAATCTTTTTATCATTTTTCTGATGAACCGATCCAAGGCCCGTATTTTTAA